The nucleotide sequence AGAAGTCAAaagttcaatcaatcaatcaatcaaccaatcaatcaatcaatcaaccaaattGAATCTtcattgcataacaacatgccatagtaAGCATGGTAAAgcttacaaaaataacatacagaaataaagtgaatacaatacagtcatttaaccaactgctggaggactgtttacatcaacaagaaattttccaagaggaagtttatcatcagaGGTTAAGATGtgcaaaaatttacttttgtcatttaaggaatgaaaatttgaattatctaatgacaaagaagaaaaaagtgccTTTCTCtcatttgtataatgagaacaaagaattaaatgatgaaattcatctaaaatattttgacaaaatttacagaatctttcatctacaggaatcttaggagtacaCTGTCTCCCCAactcaatttgaatattataatccgaaattctaaatttagtcactagttTCCTACAAACACAAGTTTTAATTTGCAGAAGACAtttctcaaaaccaaaaacCATTTTAAACAATCTgtatgttctcattttgtttttatcagtactgtttcttctaatgtcattatATAATTCCCCGTaccaagatttacaaaattgacataaattatcatgaacCTAGAATTAAACTtgcaaagatttgaccacaTACTGTTCTCACTATACTTATCAAGTAAATTTCTTATATAAATGCCCCATTTTGATTAGTATCAAAATTCAGTTAATTTATAATCCAGTATGGCCGGTCCACCTAATTTAGAATCCAGTatatttagaatccaatattgCCGGCCCACCTAATTTAGAATCCAGTatatttagaatccaatatggccgggCCACCTAATTTAGAATCCAGTatatttagaatccaatatggccggcCCACCTAATTTAGAATCCAGTatatttagaatccaatatggccggcCCACCTAATTTAGAATCTGGTATAtttggaatccaatatggccggcCCACCTAATTTAGAATCCAGTATAATATTAGCTTAATTTAGAATCCACTATGGCCGACCCACTTAATTTAGAATCCAGTatatttagaatccaatatggccggcCCACCTAATTTAGAATCCAGTatatttagaatccaatatggccggcCCACCTAATTTAGAATCCAGTatatttagaatccaatatggccggcCCACCTAATTTAGAATCTAGTATAtttggaatccaatatggccggcCCACCtaatttagaatccaatatatTTAGAATCCATTATGGCCGGCCCACCTAATTTAGAATCCAGTATATTcggaatccaatatggccggcCCACCTAATTTAGAATCCAGTatatttagaatccaatatggccggcCCACCTAATTTAGAATCCAGTATAATATTAGCCTAATTTAGAATCCACTATGGCCGACCCACTTAATTTAGAATCCAGTATATTAGCCTGATttagaatcaaatatggccgccgacGACAGTATACCTctttttggaaaatgaaaattttcgatttccttgaaaaaaaaaggcATAATGAAcccaaaatttctttcattttttttcaaaagaactTGGACAGTCTTTCATACGACAAAGCTTTGAAAGAATCGAActactttgattttcaggaaaaGCTGTCCCCGAGGTGCACTCAACCGTTAATTGTATGATGGGTATCAGGGGATACTAATTAGCACAGTTTTAAATTATTCACTTATCTGATGAATTTTGAAACCTTCAGAGAAAATAGGAAAGTGTGTCGCATTCCTAAGAAGTAATTGGTTGTATAGGATCATcactcatttttttaaaatgtgaaatgGAAAGCTATTTGTGCATGTGAGTGTGTCTTGGGAAATTAAACGGCAACCCAAATCGCTGTTTGACACTATGAGGTCATGGCTTCATATAAAATATGTACCAGTATAGTATATCGAAACCAATAATGCAGTGACTTGTTACAAAGTAGGGTCATGTTAATGCGACTGTCAGATTGGTGAAAAGTGAGGGAAGTGGTACGTCACATTCCCTTGATAGCAGATCTAAAGGACGATGAGCAAGACTGCATAAAGCTTGTACCGACGACATCCCTCACGGTAGTAGAAAACAGCAAACAAAATTGCTTCTTGAGAACTGAAAGATCCCACTCTATGATAGCTTAAATGAGATCACTATACTATTTTCGATTCTCCATCATTTTAGGTTTTTTGGACGAATATCTGAAAATACAAGTGTCTCTTGAGGATGAAGAGctagttgccatggcaacagatgtttgTCGTGCCTTGGAGTACCTGGAGAGTCAGAAGATTGTTCACAATGAAGTAGTCGTTGAGAACTGTATTGTTAGTGAAAATAAGATTGTTAAACTTACCGGCTTTCAGTCAGCAAGGTAATGAATTCCCGTCGTTCGAACATCTAACCTATCATATTGTGACTTGTTTCAGCGTCAAATTCCCAAGAGATGGCCAAATGTCTCTAGACTAATTCTTGAATtagaatttgtatgtacattctTGTTTCGATTTCATAATTTTGCTGAAGAATATATTTATTCGCTTATAAGCCCACCATTTCGTTCAATATACTCATTCTCTTGTGTGTTCGTTGCTTTACTGTAATTCttgttttattattcatttgtGTCTTTGAGTGGACTTGCCTAGTTCTTGGTGTTTACTTAATACTGCTTATCTGTAAGCTTAGTTACGCAGCGCATCCTTACttgaaaacatgtattttttgtaattggGTCCTGAAATAAAAGAGGTCAAGTAAGTTATCTGAGATCGGTTCAAGTTCAAAAGGTGATACATTGAAATCTAGATATTAACGTAATACATTAAAGTAGTATGTCAGAAAGCCTGTCTAAGCCAAGTGGTTTTTTTTCTGGTCGTGCACTGTTTACTAATGCAAACTCACaattgcctgcctgcctgtctgtctgtctgtctgtctgcctgtctgtctgcctgtctgcctacCCGCGTGGCcacctgcctgcctgcttgcctgcctgcctcgATCCATCTAGCTAGCTAGCCAGCCTGCCAGcctgccagccagccagccacacacacacacacacacacacacacacacacacacacatgcgcgcacacacacacgaactcacagacagacagacagacagacagacagacagacagacagacagacagacagacagacagacagacagacagatggatggatacacacatgcatgcatacatacatacatacatacatacatacacacacacacacacacacacacacacatacacacatacatacatacatacatacatacatacatacatacatacatacatacatacatacatacatacatacatacatacatacatacatacatacatacatacatactgatagACACGGATTTCTCGCGAACTTCGTATACAAAGATGCTGGTCATCATTCTCCGATAATAGAAGTTCGCTAACTCTATGATAAATGTTAGGtgcaaaacataatattttacaagtcccctttgaaaacaaagaaattacgTAAAAGCGGGAACGTAATTAAATATATCTGAGCTTTTGATTACTCTACACGAATTTTGTTCTCATAAAGTTTAGTTAAATCCCAGTGGGAGTTCCACAAATAGATCGTGACTTTTGTTCACAATGACATATTACCTTGAATACAAGATAATTTGTAAGGGAGCAAAACAACCACTTGTTGTAACCTTTTCCGCCTTATCTATATTATAGCAGTCGGTAATTTATACAGGGCAATTTCAGCGTGGATTCCCGACAGACTCACAGACATGAAGTACACGCAATCAAGAATCATAAATTAAGAAAACCACTCAATTGATTAGGGGAGTAACGCGGAAACGCGTACTTTTACCTCGTGTATAGATCGAGGCGTGAAATTACAGGAAATCTTATAGTACATTGCGTGTGGACACTTTATAATGAAGCCAATGCATGCAGGGCTAGCTCGCTATACAAGTGATTTTGCATTGAATGTGATACAGAGAAGGGGGCATAAAGCATTGCAGTGAACAACATAATTACGGCGAATTCAAAATGTCTTTAGAATGCTGTTCGTATTCTAATATGTGTTATTAGTCTTTATTACACGATATTCTATTATAGTTGGGTAATATTTACAAGGCTGCAATATCAGCCAGTCGTGCTAATTGGATTGTGTTTAGACGTGAAGATACtgattcaattttaattttgtaaagtTGTGTAATGTATGTTATCTTCATACCATATTCATCGTTGTATTTCATTCGGCACGTCGGGTTTTTTCATAAGTCGTTCACCCTTTGATATTTACTATGGaactatgtgtgtatatttagttaaaattgtgtatttctATTCTGTAGGTATGAATGGAACAAAGACATGCTTCGTATCACTGTCGTTAATAAAGTTCAAATCCCAGCCCCTGAAGCAAGAAAGGATGGTGAATCAAATGCCGGTGGATTCAATGGCACAAGTATCAAATCTGACGTCTGGGCTTTTGGTTAGAGACACAATAACATATGTAGCTCTTTCAAGATTacgtgtgattttttttgtaaaattgagTGATATAGTAGAAAAACTGGAACAGTATGGATTGTTGGCTGTGTGCATCAACGTTTTACTACTGCACATACGGGGTTTCCTAACCCTTGATACTCatgaatttattttaatattatatgatgTCACTACGATATACGTGATGGTAAATTCGAAAACTGCCGTTCATCGCCAAGTTAAAGGTCTGTCAGTGATTTTGAGCGAAACATTTCCGTTTCTGTTCTCTTATTTCgttatttctctctctctctctcaaggtTTACTTTTGTGGTTAGTTCTATTGCGGAATGAGGTAGACCTGCCCGGAAGAGACGATGTAAGCATTTAGATTAAGCATAATAAAGGAACTGTTTTCTACATAAATGTAGTGAAATCAAGAAAAGACGTATCGAAATCTTTTACACTTTTATCGTTTTAATCAAAGGCATACATGCTATCACTAAAACTCCgatacaaaaataatacaagTATTCGTCAAAACTCTACTTTTTCACAGCGCCCTCTGCCGTCCAATAACCAGTCGTTATTTTAAATTAGACACGTCTGTGTTTAATCGTACAACTGTTCTATATCTTACGTTATATAGATCCTCAACGGCCAGTTTCTGAATTTCCCTGAAGTTAGAACGATACAGATGAAAGATATCATTTGTGCGTGTATGAAAAAGGTACGTTTAGTATTTTAAGGTatactcggggggggggggggttcaactGAAACACTGACTCGTAGATTAAGTTACTGAAGTGACATGGTGATGCATAGTTTGAAGTTTCAAGATAATATGTACAAGTATCAACACTTCAACCACACCATTCTTATTTGTATCAGAAACCTGCTAAGTAAAAGTATATTGTCGACTCAGAATCAGAAGGCGCAAATCGAGTTATGGCGCCCTCAATGCCCGTCTTACAAAACTTAGCAATGATCGTCTACAATCTTTAACATCAGcgttaacattttttttattttcataacttttttttccaaattcttAGGAACCAAAGGAAAGACCGTCTTTCAAAAGTCTACTTGGGCACCTAGAGTTTATGCTGGAGGGGCGCAAAACCATCTACGGCAACTTCATCCCTGATACTGCACTCAAAGATGATGTGCGAAAACACAAGCAAGGCACACCAGGTGAAGCAATTTAGAAGCGTCGATAATTCAAAGCGGCTACAGTGTGGCACACAAGTCCCCAAAGCAATGATACTTAATCTATATAGCCGCAAATGATTAATTCGATCCCAATTCACCAATTAAGCAAAATCTGAAAGTTCCCACGTTAATGATGGTGTCGTTTCATACATCCGAATTGAACATATTAGGGAAGTGGATGGAAGACATTGCTAAGAGTTCAAAATAACAAAGGTGAACGTTCTAATTCAAGGACGTAAACATAGAACTTGTCAATTGCATGTCTTGACGAGCCTCAATATAAGATCCTGTAACTGATTGCAAACTAATCCATTGCATGATGTAGCTTCTTGATGAATGACGTCCACTGACATAAATATAGTGTGCCGTAAACATGGCATATATTCTAAGCTTAATATTCCTACCTGCAATATTGTCATATTGCATGGCATTATTGATATCTATATTCCAAGCAGGGGAaaccccaatctgattaaaatcctatgtggtgaaagcggctagatgcctttatttacctctgttcccattgttttgttccgagtggtgggaaggcggcgatcactcggaacaaaacaaacaagaggtaaataaaggcatctagccactttcaccacatcggattttaatcagattggggaaAACCTTGAGATGAGAACGTGACATTTTTTGGTACAATTGAACAAATCGAAAAATCGTTCATTCACGttcaattaatttgtttatttgtttatttcgtAACATTTAAGAATTCCTACGGGAACGGAGAAGACAGTGGCGGAGTTGGTTTACGAAAGCAAATTATGGTACGTCACCGTTAAAGCCACAGTCATCATTACAAGATGGAAGTAATCCCGACTCATCGTTGCCATGCCAACCTTCAGAGAAGCATCCCAGAATCTGCGTTCGAAGATGCAGTTCGGTTAACGACCTGCCTTTATTAACAAATCTGGAAGAAGTTAAAGCTCTTGCGCCAAAGCTTAACAAGGCTTCTTCTGAAGTGAACGTGTCAAAGTCACCAAGAGAGCTGCTAGGTGTACCCAAGTGCAAGGATAACTCAGCCTTAGCGGATAAAATGTTTGACATTATTGATACAGATGACGAATCTAGTACTCCTGCGTCATCATCCGGGTCACTGCCAAATTTAGTAGAAATTGAACAAAGCGCTGTCAACCAGGATGACGGTTCAGTTGGTGCGATGAATAGACGAAAGAAAAGATCGTTACGGAGTGGTATGTTCGCTGCACATTTATCGCTCAGTTTGGATGAACCTGCAGCCCCATTGAGGGAACAAGTTAGCAATGAAAGTGAATACAGTGACACTGGCCGAAAACTCACTCCAACAGAGAGCGAAGGCTCTGACGAGAGCAGTAAAGGAGAAAGTAGTAATAGTGACTCAGTGCGACAAAAATCTACAGAAACTGATGACTGCGTTTGTCCCATTCGGCCAAGAAGGCGGCCGATTCTTCGGCGATCTCTAACAGAGGACAGCCAAAGCGATCCGGAGGAGTTTGGAGGAGTATGGTATATGAGCAGTCGGTCTGGGAGAAGTCCGAGTTGTGAAACTACAAGCACTGAAACAAGCGAAACTTTCTCGgaaagagagaaagacagacgaTTTTCTGACATATCATCTTCGCTAGATGATTCGAAAAGTTTGGACAGACGACGAAGGTCAAGTGTTTTGTTATCGGATCTCAACAGAGCACTTGAAGCTTTAGAACGGGCACAGACTTTCAGTATCAGACCCAGTACTCCGGACGAGGATCGGGAGAAAATACTACAAACAATCCgcgaagaagaagaaaaaagactTAAGGAAATCGATGAACTATCACAGATGATATTGCAGAGAGTTGAAAAGGCTGAACTACGCGCAAAAAGTGCTGAGGATGCACGACAAATAGCCGAAAATAAACTAAGACACGCTGAACAAAAATTAGCAGAGGTGACAAAACAAGTTGACAGAAGGAAGAGCAGAGATGATTCGAAAACGTTTACCGAAGGATTTTACCCACTCTCACGGAAACTGTCTCTTGGATCGAAAGACGACAAAGAACTTGTACGCACAAAACATGAACTTGAAGCAGCAAAGAAAGATTCGGAGGACGCCAGGAGACAACTTACTGAATCTGAATCTAAACTTGAAAGACTCGAAAGGGAATTAGCGGCAGCAAATGCTGAACTGAAAAGATCAAAAAGACCAAAATTTATTGAAACTGAATCAAATGTGTAGAATCTCATAAAGGGTAGAATGCAATAGAAAGCTAAGACGGTAACGCAAAAAAAGAGCGTATGAAAGAAAGTACATCATGATGTACCCGTATGTACTAGCTCCGGGGTCGGAAAAGTGGACTGCTCTTTATACTGCAAACATTTTCATGGGCACACCTAAAAGCTTATTGCATAAATTAGACAATAAGATATTCAACTTACTCATCCACAGCACGTGTGTAAGTAACTCGTTCATGTGCCACCTGGCTGTCTTTCAATTTCTGATGCAAaggacaaaaacaaaaattataaattataaggTATACTCTATGATAGATCATATTTGCACTTTTACCCTGTCCTATCCAGCCTTTTGTATATTAACACCGTTATTCGTCTACTTGCTGTATATACACAGCTGAATTAAAACTGACAATTTCTAGATAATAGCCGATATTAATATCAGCATTATATCtcaatattatttacatgtcGAATTTATGAATGATAATAATGGTTATTGAATTACTGTAACAGAGTAATATCAATATcgatagatttttttttaattgaccaAATGGGTATTTCTTTTTGTACAGGGGTGTGGATATCTTGTAACACGTGTATGAATGTGTATAAATCACTGGGATAGCACAACGCCAGTTTTAACTTGTAAATATAAGTTTTGTTGAGTTAAAAGTAGAAAGATTAAAAAGAGTGTGGAGCCCTGGCGCTTGGGGGATGTTTATGTCAATTCACCTTTTGGGAGATTCGCACTTCAATTATAATCACATTTATACgtttattcaaatattaatgATATGTTGTGAAATGATCAGTTGTCTGTAAATACAttcaaagtttgtgtttggagtTAATTGATGTGAATATACACTTCATATTTGGTTTTGTTTATAACTTATACTGCATTCAAATAAAGAGTTTCTTAAAATACAACTCAGAGAGACTTTATTTCGTAATGTGTTTGTGTACCTCCTCTTGATGTGAATCCTGTCGTGATGTGTTTGTGTACCTCCTCTTGATGTGAATCCTGTCGTGATGTGTTTGTGTACCTCCTCTTGATGTGAATCCTGTCGTGATGTGTTTGTTTACCTCTTCTTGATGTGAATCCTGTCGTGATGTGTTTGTGTACCTCCTCTTGATGTAAATCCTGTCGTGATGTGTTTGTGTACCTCCTCTTGATGTGAATCCTGTCGTGATGTGTGTGTACCTCCTCTTGATGTGAATCCTGTCGTGATGTGTTTGTGTACCTCCTCTTGATGTGAATCCTGTCGTGATGTGTTTGTGTACCTCCTCTTGATGTGAATCCTGTCGTGATGTGTGTGTACCTCTTCTTGATGTGAATCCTGTCGTGATGTGTTTGTTTACCTCTTCTTGATGTGAATCCTGTCGTGACGTGTGTGTGTACCTCCTCTTGATGTAAATCCTGTCGTGATGTGTTTGTGTACCTCCTCTTGATGTGAATCCTGTCGTGATGTGTTTGTGTACCTCCCCTTGATGTGAATCCTGTCGTGATGTtatgcatacataaataaaatcaGTGATGTATACATAGATAAACAAAGTCCATGAATTTATGAATACATCTTTGACTGAAAGTCCTCGGGGGAAATGatagaaaatgtatatttctgaATGCTTATATAGCTGCTTTTTAAAGCAAGAGAAAGTGGGAAGGTTATTACAGGACCATGTACCAAGGATCAACCTGTTTGTATTATATCCTGTCTAGTTTCATCAACCAAAACTTGAAGTGGGTAAACAAACCAAATATcagtaaaaatatataaaccaTACTGATAACTTTCTGTTCAATTTTGTCTTTGGTGCTTCCCTTCATTAACACTACCACACCATGAGTTATTTATAGCTTAGCTTCATTTTGATTCATGTAAATCTAAGGTCTCTccacaaaattaaatttcaccAAGTAATCACCCCAGCAGTTGTAAGAGTAACTACCATGCTTGTCAAAATGACACCCACGGCAAGGCACGCCAGATCAAACACGTTACGAATACTACACCTTTTCAAATGAGGACcttgtatataaaatgtaatgacAACCTCGCATTTTCGACGTTTTGGTTTTATAAATTGATGAGAAAAGACGCAAATAAATATAAAGATGGAAACTTGTTTAACCAGCTGGGTGTTATTTTCATGACGATCAGTGTGTCGATCGCATTGGAAAAAAACGTATTTTAAAAGTACAAGAAATGAGATATCAACATcaggaaataaaaacacagtATACCATATTTGTGATTGTAACTTTTCTTGATAAAAATAGATTCTAGACAATTCCTAAACCGTCATCTTTTGTGAGGAAGAACCGATCCCTCAAAACACAAACGAACACGTTAACAGGGGGCGTGAAATATAGAAACTCCCTTCATTTTATGACACATCGATTTAATTGAAAATACTATTCATAATGCACGATATCCAATTCATTTGAAATTGGGGTcagtgaaaatatgaatatttcaataaatttgtgTAACTTTTCAGTATAAcactttacaaatgtattttttattacattacaattaCGTCACTCATTTTAttggaaaattatttttttttcatcttaaAGATTATTATTCAATTTCCCAGCATTCACTTTGATAAGGTTACATGCAAGACTACTAGTACGGtactacaatactatactacagTATCACAATGCAGTATACACAAACGATTGTAAAGGAGTCTATTACTGCTAAATCATACTCAAAAGGGAGCTCCTATACGTAAGTTTATCTGGAAATGCATGCTTTGAAAATTGGGCTTGGTCATAGTTGATATGATATGGTTGTTAACATGCACATTTATATCACGCACAGTCTGTAGCACCACTGTGGTAGCACACATTGCATCTAAATGAATGCCCGTCCGCTTATGAGGGCGCTGTCCATACCTAGTGTTATGTTATActaagggagtgtccagattttttTTCCAGGGGGACCCCGGAGGATTTCTCTTTTTTCCTTGTGTATTAttttcagcccccccccccccccacacacacacacacaaaagctTAGGAAAAATTGACGCCCCCCTGCAAGTTCTTGATTATTTTTCCATGACCCCATACACTtacacactatacatacacaatgtacatgtatgtatgtatgtatgtatgtatgtatgtatgtatgtatgtatgtatgtatgtatgtatgtatgtatgtatgtatgtatgcatgcatgcatgtaaaaGAAGTTAATCAAAACTGTTCTAATCTTTAGTATGAAGGGATTAATATGCATTGTATACTCTCTATTTTGGATCCTATATGTCATTGACTCTACAAGT is from Glandiceps talaboti chromosome 1, keGlaTala1.1, whole genome shotgun sequence and encodes:
- the LOC144440149 gene encoding uncharacterized protein LOC144440149 — translated: MSYRSKTRSRDNITFIGHQHMSDEGSVKPVVHNSTRRSHGKGTTVKRTVYSGLLAVRIKTKKGLSSKWEFVEQFVVVTSQCLSYYDSPINWAKDDAPKFSVAVSSIQGVQSVDSNAFQEPTVFQVTYCSDVGTLKILYFSSRKMQMVDRQEWLTAIRKVCSRNCYWLTNYHSGIYQRCMWTCCRQHSKTHHGCQKSTLIGQPCIKRENLVFSPASTLKPVESSGRITTDSNLNQTNGSPFTSSRERHLTRLNSKNIGHIEIKNFREQSWFYSDMRQGVAESLLRVHDPGCFLVRQFGISMFLSVQTERYMMHIPIINDIEEYWLAADKERRFGDVIELIEYYKKNDVLGTFLKSFPSKTNLQELWQFDLDDVKLPQEELKKTKCWVMWLGHWLRKDDVVLQKMKKIQGKENAQKGTFRRYTALLMNLDHDNIARVYGMSINEPISYVVSEAGIHGFLDEYLKIQVSLEDEELVAMATDVCRALEYLESQKIVHNEVVVENCIVSENKIVKLTGFQSARYEWNKDMLRITVVNKVQIPAPEARKDGESNAGGFNGTSIKSDVWAFGLLLWLVLLRNEVDLPGRDDILNGQFLNFPEVRTIQMKDIICACMKKEPKERPSFKSLLGHLEFMLEGRKTIYGNFIPDTALKDDVRKHKQGTPEFLRERRRQWRSWFTKANYGTSPLKPQSSLQDGSNPDSSLPCQPSEKHPRICVRRCSSVNDLPLLTNLEEVKALAPKLNKASSEVNVSKSPRELLGVPKCKDNSALADKMFDIIDTDDESSTPASSSGSLPNLVEIEQSAVNQDDGSVGAMNRRKKRSLRSGMFAAHLSLSLDEPAAPLREQVSNESEYSDTGRKLTPTESEGSDESSKGESSNSDSVRQKSTETDDCVCPIRPRRRPILRRSLTEDSQSDPEEFGGVWYMSSRSGRSPSCETTSTETSETFSEREKDRRFSDISSSLDDSKSLDRRRRSSVLLSDLNRALEALERAQTFSIRPSTPDEDREKILQTIREEEEKRLKEIDELSQMILQRVEKAELRAKSAEDARQIAENKLRHAEQKLAEVTKQVDRRKSRDDSKTFTEGFYPLSRKLSLGSKDDKELVRTKHELEAAKKDSEDARRQLTESESKLERLERELAAANAELKRSKRPKFIETESNV